From the Exiguobacterium marinum DSM 16307 genome, the window TCTTGTCGTGCTAGCGGTGGTAAATGCTACTCTACCGGAACGCGCGTCGCAAACCGTCACCACCGAGACGGCATCGACCGGTTTGAATATCGGGCAAATCCCACCTTCGTTCGAATTAAAACGAACCGACGGGAGCGCATTCGACTTAGAATCGTTACGCGGTAAGCTCGTCGTCGTCAACTTTTGGGCGTCTTGGTGCCCTCCGTGTCGCGCAGAGATGCCAGATATGGCCGCGTTCGCCAAAGAGCGTGAAGATGTGATCATCGTTGCTGTTAACACGACGACGAGCGAACGCGATCCAAGCAATGCCGTCTCGTTTGTCGAACCGTACGAAGACGCTTTTACCGTCGTCTATGACCGTGACGGCCAAGTCGGTGATGCGTACCGAATTCAAGCGATGCCGACGACGTATGTGCTTGATGAATCTGGAGTAATCATTGCGAAGCAATTCGGCGCCATCGATCATGACTGGCTCGATGCTCAATTATAGTGAACATGACAAAACCGCCGACAGAGACTTGTCGGCGGTTTATCTTATTGCTTCAAATAGCCTTGTGCTTTCAAGAAGTCTTTGACGTCAAGACGTGTCGATTTCGACAACATGCGCCCCATCTGTCCGGTCCACGTATCTTTACGCGGGTTAGAGCCCCGGACCATATAATAATCGTGGATCAACGCATCGTAATCAGAAAGTGACTGTTTGATCCGTTCTGGATTCGCCTCGTATTTGTTCTCATGGTAGACATGGTGGAACGGTAGACGTGGTTTTTGATCCTCGACTGTAGCCGGTACACCGACTGCCATCCCGAAGAGCGGAATGACCCGTTCTGGCAATTCGAGCACTTCTTTCACAGCAAACAGGTCGTTCCGAATTCCGCCGATATAACAGATCCCGAGTCCCATCGACTCCGCTGCCACCGCCGCATTTTGTGAGGCAAGCGCCGCGTCGATCACAGCGACAAGCAACTTCTCATCAGTCTCAAGCGTCGCAGAAAGCTCAGCCTCTTGTAGCTCACCAATCATTTCATGACGATGCAAATCTGCACAAAAGACGAAGAAATGACCATTCTCGACCACATAGGACTGATCACCCGCTATCTCGGCAAGTCGTTTCTTTTTCGCTTCATCGGTCACCCCGATGATGGAGTAGGCCTGGATAAAGCTAGACGTTGATGCGCGTTGTGCGCTCTCGACGACTGTCTGAATTTGTTCATCTGTCAATTTCTCGTCCGTAAAATCGCGGACGGAACGGTGGTTCAATAATGTCTCAATCACTTCGTTCATACGTTCTTCCCCCTTTTTTTCAATCTTGGCACAAGGTTTGTGAATCCACAAATAAGAGGAATCCGTTGGGCACATTTTGAATGGATGATGTCCGAATTTTGCTTTCTTATGCTATCATTAAAAGCTATATAGTAAATACAATCATGTAACTTCGAATAAGGAGCGATATATATGAAAAGAATGCCATTTTACATTCCATACCTTCTTGGTGCTCTATTCCTCTCTGGATGTACGGATGCCGATATGAGCGTCTCGACGTCGACCGAAGAGAGTACGACACAAGAGGAACAGACAACCGAGACGCTTTCACCTGAACAGGAAGAAGATTTGTTCGAAGGCTATACGTTGATCGAGGTTGATGGCGGCGATCAATCCGGTAGTCGTGAAGCGAATGTCGTCGTCGATATCGGTTTTGGCGACCGTGAGTATTGGGCGTTCACGAACGAACATGGTCAATTGGTTCGCGTGATTGCCGATGAGATCACTCTTCAGGACGATGAGACCGAAGACGTCAATTCTTCAGGACGTTACTATTCAGACGAGGCAAAAGTTCCGGGTGTTGAAGACCCGAACCTCGATGAAGGCCATATCATCGCCGATTCGCTCGGCGGTGTCTCGAACGCCTATAACATCACACCACAAAACAGCGCACTCAACCGCTACGGTGATCAGGCGTTCATGGAAGATGTCATCCGAAAAGCTGGTGGGGCGAAAGACTTCGAGGCCATCATCACCTATCCGAACACGACAACACAGATTCCTTCCCGCTACCAATACACGTATACCGTACGAGGCAACACGGTCACCGATACGTATGGTAACGCGGACCCTGAAGAAGTAAACGAATCGCTGGATTTGACGGACGACTCACCGCCTGACGTGACGACGGAGCCGGTCGAGGAGCGAGAATTATCTGATATCGACCTTGACGGGAACGGGCAAGTGACAATCAAAGAAGCAAAGAATGCCGGATTTGAGATGCCGATCACGCGTGACCATTGGTTGTATCAATATATGGACGACCGAGACGGTGATGGGATGGTCGGTGAATAACAGCGTTTCACGAGACGTTTCTCTAATGGAGAGACGTCTTTTTGCATACAAAAAAACCGCGGTACATGACCGCGGCTAACTTGTTAGTTCGACATCTGATTCAAGAATGGTGCGAGATCAACGTTCAACTCGTTCGAGAGACGCTCTCCGAGCTCACGGTCCGCACGATAGAAGTTACAGATTAGGAGAAGAGTCGTCTTCTCATGACGAACTTCTTTGATGTGGGCGACGAGGTTACGGATGAGTGCGTCCTTCTCTTCTTGAGAATAACGGCGATACACTTCTCCGGCCTGGCCGAAGTCGTTCGTCTTCTCAATCTTCTGACGTCCCGTCACACCTGTGATTGGCTGTGGCGTCTCGATGTAATCCGCATTCGGCTTCGGTGCGTCTTCATAGCGGTTCGGCTCGTAGTTGACCGGGCTCGTCTGTTGCTTGAATGGCATCGCTCCGTCACGCTGGTTGTTTGCGACTTGAGCGAATGGACAGTTGATTGGAAGCTGAAGATAGTTCGGTCCGATACGGTGACGTTGCGTGTCTGAGTACGAGAAGAGTCGTCCTTGAAGCATCTTGTCTTCTGATGGCTGAATCCCTGGGACGAGGACCCCCGGGTTGAAACCAACAGACTCGGTCTCGGCGAAGTAGTTGTCGACGTTTTTGTTGAGTGTCATCGTTCCGACCAATTGATACGGGATGACGTCCTCGAACCAATCTTTCGTCGCATCTAGCGGATCGAAGTCGAAGTTATCCATGTCCGCCGGGTCTAAAATTTGTACATATAAATCCCATTCCGGATAGTCCCCGTTTTCAATCGCGTTGAACAAGTCACGTGTCGCATGGTTGAAGTCTTCTGCTTGAATTTTCGAAGCTTCTTCCATCGATAAGTTTTGAATCCCTTGCTTCGGTACCCAGCGCAACTTTATGTACACCGTGTTTCCAAATTCATTCACCCATTTGAAAGAGTGGACGGATGACCCGCGCATATGACGATACGATGCCGGGATACCCTCATCACTGAACAAATGAAGAAGCATACTCGTCGATTCTGGTGTGAGTGACATGAAGTCGAAGAAGCGGTCCGGGTCTTGAAGGTTCGTTTGCGGGTCCGGTTTGAGTGAGTGAATCACGTCTGGGAATTTAATCGCATCACGGATAAAGAAGACCGGCAAGTTGTTTCCGACGAAGTCATAGTTTCCTTCTTCTGTGTAAAACTTGACAGAGAAACCACGCGGGTCACGAAGCGTTTCCGGTGAACCTAAGCCGTGGATGACGGTCGAGAAACGCGCAAAGATAGGCGTCTCTTGCCCCTCTTCTTGCAAGAATGCCGCTTTCGTATAGCGTTTCATACTATTTTTTACGGTGAAGACACCATGTGCTCCTGCCCCTCTCGCATGAACGACACGTTCTGGTACACGTTCACGGTCGAAATGCGCTAATTTCTCAATTAATTGATAGTCTTCGAGAAGCGTTGGGCCCCGACGACCCGCAGTGATGGAGTTGGCGTTATCCCCGATTGGTACGCCTTGATTAGTAGTTAGTTGACGATGTTGATCCATTTGATTGCCTCCCGTTATTTATAATCATTACAATATTGATATTAATAAAATATTATAATGATTACAAATAAAAAAGATCGTGCATCACGAACTTTTTTTCATGCTTCGTTTTTTCTTGGCTTTTTCACGTTGATGAAGCGACACGACGAAGAAAGCAGCAAGCACTCCCCCGATTGATCCGGCAATGATGTCGAACATCGTATCATCGTTTCCGTTCCCCTGCATCGTCGTGTTCAAGAAGACATCGGATGTGAATTCATACATTTCCCAAAGCGCCGCCCCGGCCATTGAAAAGACGACGATATACACGAATAGAAACCGTTTCGGAATTTCCGTACGAAGATCGTCATCGAGCCGGGAGAAAAAGTCGAATCCTAAAAATGCGAGAAAGATGCCACTCAAGAGATGAAGGAATGTGTCCCACCAGCCGTTCCCATACAATCCGACGATGGACCCTAAATATTGTGACGCGAACAAGAATAAGATATACGCCACTTTCATCTTGCCATCAAGTTCTGTTTTGAACGTCTTTTCAATGAAAAACGGGATGAGACCAGAGATGATCCCGGCTCCCGCCACACTCGCATCGAACCAGGATTCTTCAATGATCGCTGTCACGAGTATGACCGCCATGAACAAGACGAACCCAAACTCAAGGATACGCCCTTTCGTGAGCTTCATAATCTTTCGCCTTCTTTCGTCAATAATGTTCTCTATATGGTTTATTCCCAACTCACGATGGACTTCAACCTATACACACATTTGTTGATTCGCAAGCTGCTCATTTAACTGAATTTAGCGCGAATTCTCCCACCTCCAAGCGTCTCGGGGCACAGCCGAGCGTAGGTGGAAGATGGATCGGCGGGTCCAAAATTCTATTCTCCCTGTGATGGATATAACGAACAAAACTTCGTGATTCCGTCAGATTCCTATTTCCCTTCGGCGGGTATCGGATGAGGAAGACAATGGATGTGCGTGATACGAAAAAATCCCTGATTCTTGAAGAATCGGGGATTTACTTATTTCTGTGCAACGAAGAAAATACGTTCAGCATCAGTTCCTGGTGCATGTTCAGTGAAATCAGATGTAACTGATTTGACGTGGAACCCGGCACCAATCAACCATTGCATGTACTGCCCTGGTTCATATGTCCGTTGCTCATGCGTCTCCTCGACCCGTTCGTACGTCCCGTCTTCAAGCGCGACGAAGAACGTCAAATCATGAACGACCGAGAGCGGTGCTTCTCCCGGGTCGGCAAACCAAATATACGAGCAGTCTTCCCCGTTTGACGCGTACGTCTTTTGGTTGAAGAGCGTCTGCATCTTATTCGGGGCATGCACATCAAAGATGAACAGCCCATTTGGCTTGAGTTGGTTGTAGACGGATTCGAACGTATCGATTACATCCGCCTCATCCTGAAGATAGCAGAGCGAGTCGCAGAGAATCGTCACCGCATCGACCGGCTTCGGCAGTTCCAACTCGCGCATATCCTGTTCCCAAAGCGGCAACTCGATTTCTGCTTCAAGTGCCTTTTCTTGTGCGACTTCGAGCATCGACTCCGATAAGTCAATTCCCATGACATCGTAATGTTCAGCGAGGCGAATCGTGGCCGACCCGGTCCCGCATCCGACATCCGCGAGTGTCGCGCCATCTTGGACGTGACGACGCACGAAAGCGACCCACTCATCATACGGCGCGTCTTTCATCAACTCGTCGTATACATAGGCGAATCCTTCGTATGCCATTAGCCGACTTCCACTTCGACGTGCGGCGCGTCAGCCCACAATTTCTCTAGGTTGTAGTAATCACGGTCGTCACGATGGAAGATGTGAACGACGACGTTCTCGAGGTCAGCAAGGACCCAACGTGCCGTATCCATTCCTTCGAACTTGTGGAGCGGTAAGTCGTTTTCGCCAGCGATGTCTTTAATTTCACGCGCAATCGCTTCGACTTGTTTCTCCGAGTTTCCGTGACAGATGACGAAGTAGTCCGCAATCGGTGAAATGCCTTCCATGTCGAGTACGACGATTTCTTCGGCACGTTTATCGTCAGCCGCTTTTACAATCAATTCTAATTCTTCTCTTGCAGTCATAAAGACCCTCCTAAGGTGTATTCACAAAATCATTATACGTATCAATCGTCAGTGGAAAAATGCGCACTGACTTCTTTAATAAAAATTCAATCGTTTGACGCAGTGTCGCGACAACGGCCGCTTCGAGCGACTGCTCCGCTTCTGTCCGCAGGCGATCGACACCTGGATAGTTCCGATTCGGTTCGATGGCGTCGGCCACGAACAGGATTTGGTCGAGACGAGACATTCCGGGTTCACCTGTTGTATGGTTCCGGATCGCAGAAAGTACATGCGGGTCCAAGTCATACTGTCGAGCCAGCAACACTGCTCCCACCGGCGCATGCAATAACTCGTCCCCGTATTGAAGGAGATTCGGATCAAGCCCCTCATCGATGACGACTTGGCGCATCTTTTCCGTGTCGAAGTATTTCGCATAATCATGAAGCATCGCAGCAAGACGCGCTTGTTCAATATTTTCGCCATATTGATTCGCTAAGCGCTCCGCTGTCTCGACCACTCCGAGCGTATGGATATAGCGTTTTTCTGGCAGCGTCTGTTTAATCAACTCGTGTGCTTCTTCAAACGTCATACAACTTATGCTCCTTCACATACGTCTCGACTAACGTCGGGACAAGATATTTGATGGACTTGCCTCGTTTCGCCCGTTCACGGATATCCGTCGACGAGATTTCAAGCTGTGGCATGTCAATCGTGCGTACGTCCGCCTTCTCTGGAATCAAATAGCGCGTGCCAGGGCGAGCGACCGCTCCGAACGCGACGAGACGGATGAGCGTTTCGTAGTCGTGCCACGATTCGAGCGAGACAAGCGAATCCGCTCCAATTAAAAAATAGAACGTATCGTCTGGATGTTGTTCAATCAACCGCTTCATCGTTTCCACCGTATAGGATGGCTCACTCCGTTCAAATTCAATCAGGTTCAACTTGAAGTCTGACTGATTTTGAATGGCACGACGGGTCATCTCGATTCGGTCGTCAGCCGAGCTGAACCCGACTTTGTGTGGTGGAATCGCAGCCGGCAAAAACCAGACTTCGTCGAGTACAAGCTGTTCGCGAGCTTGTTCGGCGATTAACAGATGACCGAGATGCGGCGGGTCGAACGTGCCCCCCATCAAACCAATCCGGCTCATGGGAGTTTGATTTGGCGATTTTCTTTCTCTGTCGCCTCTTTATATAAGACGATGACTTTTCCAATGACTTGTACGACTTCAGCCTTTGTACCTTCTGACAATTCGCCAGCCACGTCTTTCGGCGTGTCCATGCAATTTTGAAGTACTTGGACTTTGATTAACTCACGTTTCTCAAGTGCGTCCGAGATATCTTTACACATCGCTTCACTTACACCATTTTTCCCGACTTGATAAATCGGTGAGAGATGGTGCGCTTCTGCACGTAAAAAACGTTTTTGTTTACCTGATAGCATAGTATATTATTCCTCCAATAATCTTTCGATTAACTTCTTTCCGATGGTTTCGTCCGGTTTCACGCCCGTCCATTTCTCGAACGAGAGCGCGCCTTGCCCAACGAACATACCCACACCTGTCACAACGACTGCCCCGCGATGTTCCGCTTCTCGAATCATCGGTGTGATGAGTGGACGATATATGATATCACAAACGACGGTGTTTTGTCGTAATCCTTCTAATGAAAGTGGTGTGGATTGATTGTCCATCCCGACCGATGTCGTTTGAATGACGACATCATATCGAGAAATGTCGACCTCATCGAACGTCGTGTACGCGACTCCGAACGTGTCGGCGAGCACTTTTGCCCGTTCGACTGTCCGATTGACAATCGTCACGTTGCGCGTCGGGAGAGCTTGTACGATCCCGCGGGCGGCGCCTCCTGCACCGACGATGAGAACACGTCCTGTAAAGTCTGTGAATGGCATCAGCGCTCGGACGAGACCGGCACCGTCCGTGTTCGTCCCGATGAGTTGCCCGTCTCGTTTATAAACCGTATTGACGGCACCTGCTAACTTTGCCGCATCATCGAGCTCGTCAAGATGACGAATGACCGCTTCCTTGTATGGAATCGTCACATTGAATCCGTCCCATCCCCCGTCTCGCATCGCTTCAATCAAGGTAGAAAGTTCGTCCGGTGCGGCGTCAATCGCCTCATAACGCCCGAAAAGCCCAGACGCCCTCAACCACTGCTCGTGCAGCTTTGGAGAGAGCGAATGAGCAATCGGGTGACCGATGACGGCCAGATTCATACGAGCGCCTCGCGGAGTGTGACAGCGACGCCTTTTGGAGCCCACGCTGCAATACGGCCGCCTTTACCGTGAATCGAGACCCATCCGAGACCGCTGAACACGATATCAGTCTTCACACCATCTCGTAAGCTGAATTCGTGACGGACGAGTGGTGGTAACATTTCAAGTGTCTTCTCGTTCGGTGGGTTGAGCATTTTACCAATATGTTGGTCATAGAGCTCATCCGCGCGTTCGAGTTTCGTACGGTGTGCTTTCAACTCGTTCGACATATAGATGACGAACGACCGTTTATTGCCTTCCAAGTAATCCAAGCGTGCCAAACCGCCAAAGTAAAGCGTCTGTTGCGGGTTCAATTGGAACACGTGCGGCTTGATTTCTTTCTTCGGCGTGATCGTCTTCAAATCTTTTGCGTCGACATAGTGTGCCATTTGATGACGGTTGATGATCCCTGGTGTATCGTACAGGTTCGCATCATCATCGAGCGGGATGTCGATCAAGTCAAGCGTCGTACCCGGGAAATGACTGACGGTGATGATGGCTTCATCCTCTTCACCGAAACGTTTGATCACCTGGTTGATGAGTGTCGACTTTCCGACATTTGTACAACCGACGACGAAGACGTCTTTGCCTTTCCGGTAATATTCAATTTTCTCAGCAAGCTCATCGATACCGTGCCCTTTTTTCGCACTGATCAAATGAACGTCGATCGGGTTCAATCCGAGCTCTTTTGCCTCTGCCTTCATCCAGTTCGCCATCCGGTTCGGGTTGACCGACTTCGGTAACAAGTCGACCTTGTTCCCGACTAACAGTACGGGGTTCGAACCGACAGAACGTTGTAGACCCGGCAGCCAGCTGCCATTGAAGTCAAAAATATCGACAATTTTGATGACGAGCGCTTCTTTTGAACTGATGCCGTTCAAGATACGTAAGAAATCATCATCTGATAAATCCACGTCTTGAACTTGGTTGTAGTGCTTCAATTTGAAGCAACGTTGGCAAATGACAATCTCACGGTCAAGTGCCGATTTCGGTGCATAGCCGACTCCGTTCGGGTCTTCCGTTTGAATGGCTACGCCGCACCCAGCGCAATATCGTTTAGTTTCTTCCATAGTTGTACTTACTGCCGTTTAGGTTTCCCCTTCTTCATTCACCGTAGCACCTCGCTGCTACTCCTGAAGCGTTAATTCCGACGCCTTGGTCGCCGTACATCGGCAGCCTCCTTCTTTCTGTGCGTTCGAGGTCTTATTCATCTTTTTTATGTGAATCTTCGGAACGTGGATGCATCGCCTCACCGATTTTTTCAGCGACAGCAACTTTTGCACGCTGTGCATCAACGGCAAGCTCTTCCACTTTTTTCGTGATCAATACGTACTTCCCACGACGCTTCATGTGCGCGAAGACCACCTTCTCAAGCATCCGGTTGAATTTCGTGACGAGCCCGTCTGTTTTGACGACCGGTTGCACATGGATGACATGAATGCCCGCCATATTGGCACCGAGCACGTCTGTAAACAGCTGATCTCCTAAGAAAATAGCTTCTTTCGGCGAATAACCATATTTCGAGAGCGCTTCTTTAAACCCAGATGGCAAAGGCTTTCTAGCACGAGCGACATAATGAAGGCCGAGCGGCTCCGTAAACGTTCGTACACGATTCTCATTATTATTTGATACGACAATCACATCGAAACCGTATGATTTTACTTTTTCAAGCCACATCAATAAAAGCTCTGGCGCATGCGGGACATCCCACGCGACGAGTGTATTATCAAGGTCCGTCAAAATGACACGTACCCCACGGTCTTTCAATTCTTGTAAGTCGATGTCAAACACAGTCGCGACGAACTGTTTCGGATAAAGTCGATTAAACACGTAAAATTCCTCCAATTAGCTAAACGATTCAACTACTTATACAAGTATTGATATCCCTTCTATGGTAAACGAAAACCGACCAAACGACTAGTCTATCGTTCGGTCGGAAGAAAATTATTATAAAATTAGTTGGTTTTGAATGTCCCGATGACTTCACCGAGTCGAACCGGACCCATTTTTTCACGTTCTAATTGAACGGCATCTTTCTCAAAACAGAGGACGACGGTCGAACCGAATGAGAAGTATCCGACTTCTTGCCCTTTTTCGGCTTGGTCCCCCTCGAGCGTCCATTCAATCGTGTTCACGTTAAGGGCACCCACCATAATATGTTCATACGCTCCGACCGGGCTGTCAAAGCGTGTCACACGACGGTAGTTGCGCGAGAGCGGTCGCACCGTCTCGGTCAATCCGATCTCATTAACCGGTGCCGAACGGTCACCGAGCTCGTAATGGCTGAGCACGCGGCCGGCAAGTGGTGTGTGGACACGGTGATAATCGCTCGGGCTGAGATAGAGGACGACGACCGTTCCGCCAGCGTAACGGCGCGCTTCTTGTTGTGAACCGAGAAGTTCCGCAAGCGTATACGATTGTCCTTTCACTTCAAAGCGGCTATCTTCCGAAATTAACTCAATGACCGATAACTTCCCGTCACACGGTGACACGAGGGTGTCGGACGACTCATCAATCGTACGCGCTCCTGGCTTCAAGTGACGAGTAAAGAACGCATGCAGTGATGGATACGCAGCAAGCGGTTGCTCCGCCTCTTCTACTGCGATGTCATATACTTTTGCAAACGATGGAATCAAGTGACGACTCACCTTTGATTCTGCGAAACGCTTGAGGCGAGTGGCAATCCAAGGCGAGGCGTTCAGCTCAAATAACGTTTGGTAGAAACGACGCTTCATTCCTCTTTAGCCTCCTCATTTTTAAAGAACGTCTCGTATTGTTGTTCAGAAACGGCACCCTCAATGCGACCGACTTCTTTTCCATCCTCAAAGCGGATGATGGTTGGCGTACCTTCAATCCCATACGTTGTCCATACGTTATGGTCGGCCAAGTTGATGGAGACCGCATCATATTCTTCGATGAGAGGTTCGACATAAGGCTTCACTTGCTCACAATATTCACAGCCAGTTTGCCAAAAGTAAGCGACGACCTCTCCCTCTTTATCTAACTGTTGCTGCAATTCATCTGCCGTGACGGCATTGGCACCTTCTTCTTCATTAGCACCGTTCAAAAAGAACAATAAAGCGATTCCGATGACGATAATCGCTCCGATGATGGCGAACGTCATGAAATTCGCACGTTTTTCAGGATTTTTCATATGTTAGGCCCTCCTCTAATAATGATGAAAGAAAAAAGACTGACTCATGCACGAGTCAGTTTGATTGTAGACGGCTTACTTCTCTTGTGCAACGTCGCTAATTCCCATGTCTTGGTTTAAGACATCGAGAATTGCAACGAAGAATGTGATGGCCACGCCAAATCCTGTCGCGAGCATCGCGTTGTACTCTACACCATCAACAGCAGAAATGATAAATACCGCTGTATTTGAGAGCACAATCGCCCAGATCAATGTCACTAAATAACGCATTGAACGTCCCCTCCATCTCACAGATGATTCGTAAAAATTCATACGACATTAGTATAGCATTGTTCGTATAGAATATGCGACTTCGATTGTATATTCTTTCCGTCCAATCAAAAAATGTGATACGGTCGTAGAAACATCATTGTGAAGAAAAGAGGATGACTAATGTCACGTTATTTAATCGCAGTTGATTTAGATGGTACGTTGTTAAGAGATGATAAAACAATTAGTGAACGAAATCTCCGTGCCTTACAGGCGGCGCGTGAAGCTGGACATGAAGTGATGATTGCGACAGGGCGACCGAAGCGTCACTCACTCATGTACTATGAACAACTCGGACTAACGACACCGCTCGTCAATTTCAATGGCGCGCTCGTGCACCACCCGAAAGATGCGAATTATGCGGTCACACACCGACCAATCCCGCTCAAGACCGCGCACGACATCATTGAGGAAGTAGCGGATACGAAAGCACATAACATCGTCGTCGAAGTGACCGACCACGTTTATTTCCAAAAGGATCCGCAAGAGTTTTATAGCCCGTACGCAGAACGTGCGCTCAGTGTCACATCCGGCAACCTGTTGACCCATCTACAAGATGAACCGACGTCACTCCTGATTCACGCGACTAAAGATCACGTCGCGCACGTCCGTTCACAACTCGATGATATTCATGCAGAAGCGGTACTGAATCGGCAATGGCGCATGCCAGAGCATATGATTGAAGTGATGAGTAAAAACACGTCGAAAGCACTCGGACTAAAGGAAGTCTCGAAGCATTTAAATATCGACCGAAAGCACATCATCGCATTCGGTGACGAGGAGAACGACCTTGAGATGCTCGACTATGTCGGCACAGGTGTTGCAATGGGGAATGCCATCGACCAACTGAAAAATGTGGCCAACGAAGTGACCGCTTCGAATATGGATGACGGAATCGCCCTCTTCCTAGAAGAAAAACTCGGCTTCAAGGCATAATGAAAGCACCGACTGCAAAGTCGGTGCTTTCATTATGCTTCATATAATTTTTTAGCGACGGAACGTCCCTTCGACGTCCTCTGTCGGCAAGATATTGATCCAAACGGTTGGATCGGCATCTTTACAAATACGTGTGATTTCACGAACCTCATGTCGCTGCGCGACCATCATGAGCGTTGCTTTCTCGACTTTCGAATACGTGCCGATTGCCGGCATGAGCGTGATACCACGGAACACGTGTTGATGTAGTTCCTTTGTCACCTCATCCGGATGATTCGTCACGATAAACAGCGTCTGACGCTGTGTGTTCGTATAAATCTCATCGATGACTTTTGATGTCACGTACAAGAACACGATTGTATAGAGTGCCGTCGGCCATCCGAACAATGCCCCTGCAGCGAGCGCGATCATCATGTTCATTAAGAAGAGATAAACCCCGACCGAGTTGTTTGTAAATTTCGCCAAAATCAAAGCGACGATATCAAAGCCCCCTGTTGAGGCACCATATCGAATCGTGATTCCCGATCCAATTGCCAAGAGCACACCGCCGAATACGGCGTTTAGTAACGGGTCGTCCGAGAGAAGCTGCGATTGCGGAAGCATACGGATGAACAATGTGACCGAGGCAACACTGACGAGCGTATGGATCATCATGTTCCGGCCG encodes:
- the yqeK gene encoding bis(5'-nucleosyl)-tetraphosphatase (symmetrical) YqeK: MTFEEAHELIKQTLPEKRYIHTLGVVETAERLANQYGENIEQARLAAMLHDYAKYFDTEKMRQVVIDEGLDPNLLQYGDELLHAPVGAVLLARQYDLDPHVLSAIRNHTTGEPGMSRLDQILFVADAIEPNRNYPGVDRLRTEAEQSLEAAVVATLRQTIEFLLKKSVRIFPLTIDTYNDFVNTP
- the yhbY gene encoding ribosome assembly RNA-binding protein YhbY; amino-acid sequence: MLSGKQKRFLRAEAHHLSPIYQVGKNGVSEAMCKDISDALEKRELIKVQVLQNCMDTPKDVAGELSEGTKAEVVQVIGKVIVLYKEATEKENRQIKLP
- a CDS encoding nicotinate-nucleotide adenylyltransferase — translated: MSRIGLMGGTFDPPHLGHLLIAEQAREQLVLDEVWFLPAAIPPHKVGFSSADDRIEMTRRAIQNQSDFKLNLIEFERSEPSYTVETMKRLIEQHPDDTFYFLIGADSLVSLESWHDYETLIRLVAFGAVARPGTRYLIPEKADVRTIDMPQLEISSTDIRERAKRGKSIKYLVPTLVETYVKEHKLYDV
- a CDS encoding catalase: MDQHRQLTTNQGVPIGDNANSITAGRRGPTLLEDYQLIEKLAHFDRERVPERVVHARGAGAHGVFTVKNSMKRYTKAAFLQEEGQETPIFARFSTVIHGLGSPETLRDPRGFSVKFYTEEGNYDFVGNNLPVFFIRDAIKFPDVIHSLKPDPQTNLQDPDRFFDFMSLTPESTSMLLHLFSDEGIPASYRHMRGSSVHSFKWVNEFGNTVYIKLRWVPKQGIQNLSMEEASKIQAEDFNHATRDLFNAIENGDYPEWDLYVQILDPADMDNFDFDPLDATKDWFEDVIPYQLVGTMTLNKNVDNYFAETESVGFNPGVLVPGIQPSEDKMLQGRLFSYSDTQRHRIGPNYLQLPINCPFAQVANNQRDGAMPFKQQTSPVNYEPNRYEDAPKPNADYIETPQPITGVTGRQKIEKTNDFGQAGEVYRRYSQEEKDALIRNLVAHIKEVRHEKTTLLLICNFYRADRELGERLSNELNVDLAPFLNQMSN
- a CDS encoding class I SAM-dependent DNA methyltransferase translates to MAYEGFAYVYDELMKDAPYDEWVAFVRRHVQDGATLADVGCGTGSATIRLAEHYDVMGIDLSESMLEVAQEKALEAEIELPLWEQDMRELELPKPVDAVTILCDSLCYLQDEADVIDTFESVYNQLKPNGLFIFDVHAPNKMQTLFNQKTYASNGEDCSYIWFADPGEAPLSVVHDLTFFVALEDGTYERVEETHEQRTYEPGQYMQWLIGAGFHVKSVTSDFTEHAPGTDAERIFFVAQK
- a CDS encoding DNA/RNA non-specific endonuclease — protein: MKRMPFYIPYLLGALFLSGCTDADMSVSTSTEESTTQEEQTTETLSPEQEEDLFEGYTLIEVDGGDQSGSREANVVVDIGFGDREYWAFTNEHGQLVRVIADEITLQDDETEDVNSSGRYYSDEAKVPGVEDPNLDEGHIIADSLGGVSNAYNITPQNSALNRYGDQAFMEDVIRKAGGAKDFEAIITYPNTTTQIPSRYQYTYTVRGNTVTDTYGNADPEEVNESLDLTDDSPPDVTTEPVEERELSDIDLDGNGQVTIKEAKNAGFEMPITRDHWLYQYMDDRDGDGMVGE
- the aroE gene encoding shikimate dehydrogenase codes for the protein MNLAVIGHPIAHSLSPKLHEQWLRASGLFGRYEAIDAAPDELSTLIEAMRDGGWDGFNVTIPYKEAVIRHLDELDDAAKLAGAVNTVYKRDGQLIGTNTDGAGLVRALMPFTDFTGRVLIVGAGGAARGIVQALPTRNVTIVNRTVERAKVLADTFGVAYTTFDEVDISRYDVVIQTTSVGMDNQSTPLSLEGLRQNTVVCDIIYRPLITPMIREAEHRGAVVVTGVGMFVGQGALSFEKWTGVKPDETIGKKLIERLLEE
- the rsfS gene encoding ribosome silencing factor → MTAREELELIVKAADDKRAEEIVVLDMEGISPIADYFVICHGNSEKQVEAIAREIKDIAGENDLPLHKFEGMDTARWVLADLENVVVHIFHRDDRDYYNLEKLWADAPHVEVEVG
- the nfsA gene encoding oxygen-insensitive NADPH nitroreductase, which encodes MNEVIETLLNHRSVRDFTDEKLTDEQIQTVVESAQRASTSSFIQAYSIIGVTDEAKKKRLAEIAGDQSYVVENGHFFVFCADLHRHEMIGELQEAELSATLETDEKLLVAVIDAALASQNAAVAAESMGLGICYIGGIRNDLFAVKEVLELPERVIPLFGMAVGVPATVEDQKPRLPFHHVYHENKYEANPERIKQSLSDYDALIHDYYMVRGSNPRKDTWTGQMGRMLSKSTRLDVKDFLKAQGYLKQ